Below is a window of Bordetella genomosp. 9 DNA.
GCGGGCCTCCCGTTCGCGGAATTCGCCGTCGCGCACCAGTTGAAAGTTCGTGAAAAGAACGCCTTCGTCTTCCACGGTGCGCGAATCGGGCGGCATGGACCCGGGCGTGGTGCCGCCGATGTCCGCATGGTGGCCGCGCGATCCCACGTAGAACAGGATGTCGCGGCCGGCACGGTCGAATACCGGCGTGATGACGGTCACGTCCGGCAGGTGGGTGCCGCCGTGGTAGGGATCGTTGACGACATAGGCGTCGCCCGGCTTCATGCGGCCTTCGTTCGCGGTCATCACGGTGCGGATGGACTCGCCCATGGACCCCAGGTGCACCGGCATGTGCGGCGCGTTGGCGATCAGGTTGCCCTGGACGTCGAAGATGGCGCAGGAGAAATCCAGGCGCTCCTTGATGTTGACGGAGTACGCGGTGTTCTGCAGCCGGTAGCCCATCTGCTCCGCGATGGACATGAACAGGTTGTTGAACACCTCCAGCATGACCGGGTCGGCCTGCGTGCCTACCGCGCGCCGCTGGGGCCGCGCTTCGAAGCGCCGCATGACCAGATGGTCGCGCGGCGTCAATTCCACGCGCCAGCCCGGCTCCACGACGGTGGTCTGGTTCTTTTCGGAAACGATGGCGGGACCGTCGACCTGGTCGCCCGGCGTCATGTCGTCGCGGACGTACAACGGGGTGTCGCGCCAGGCGCCGCCGCTGTACATGCGCACCACGCGGCGCGCCTGCAGCGGTCCGGCGCGGCGCCCCTGCACGGGCGGTTCCGTCACCGGTTCGCCGCCGCCGGTGGCTTCCACCGAAATGGTTTCCACCACCAGTTCTCGGCCGGGCATCAGGAAGGAATAACGTTGGCGGTAGGCGGCCTCGAAATCGGCGCGCGCCTGGTCCACCGACGTAAAGGGGACTTCCAGCGCGGTATCGGTGCCGCGGTATTTCAGGTGCAGGCGGCGCTGCACGGCAATCGCCTCCTGCGCGACGTGCTGGCGCCGCAGCTCGGCGACGGCGTCGCCGGCCAGGGCGTCCAGCTCCGTGCCCAGGGCGGCGAACAAGGCGCCGTCCAGCACTTTTTCGACCGTCTTCTGGCGCATCTCCGTCTGGTCGGCCAGGCCCATGCCATAGGCCGAGAGGACGCCGGCGAGGGGATGCGCGAATACCGTGGTCATGCCCAGGGCATCGGCCACCAGGCAGGCGTGCTGGCCCCCGGCGCCGCCGAACACCGTCAAGGCGTATTCGGTCACGTCATGGCCGCGCTGCACGGAAATGCGCTTGATGGCCTCGGCCATATTGCCCACGGCGATTTCCAGGAAGCCTTCGGCCAGCTGTTCGGGCGTCATGTCGCGGCCGGTTTCCGCCTTGACGCGGGCCGCCATCGCACGAAAGCCCTGCTCCGCGGCGTCGCGGTCCAGCGGCTGGTCGGCACGCGGACCGAAGACCTGGGGAAAGAAATCCGGCTGGATCTTGCCGAGCAGCACGTTGCAGTCCGTCACGGCCAACGGCCCACCACGCCGGTAACAGGCGGGCCCCGGGTTGGCGCCGGCCGAATCCGGTCCCACGCGCAGGCGTGCGCCGTCGAAGTGCAGGATGGAGCCGCCGCCGGCGGCCACGGTGTGGATACTCATCATGGGCGCGCGCATGCGCACGCCGGCCACGCGCGTTTCGAACTCGCGTTCGAACTCGCCGGCATAGTGCGAGACGTCGGTGGACGTGCCGCCCATATCGAAGCCGATGATCTGCTTGAAGCCCGCCAGTTCGCTGGTGCGCACCATGCCGACGATGCCGCCGGCCGGCCCGGACAGGATGGCGTCCTTGCCGCGAAAGCGGTGGGCATCGGTCAGGCCGCCGCTGGACTGCATGAACATCAGGCGTATGCCGGGGAGTTCGCCGGCGACCTGTTCGACATAGCGCCGCAGGATGGGCGAGAGGTAGGCGTCGACCACGGTGGTGTCGCCGCGCGAGACGAACTTGATCAGCGGGCTGACTTCGTGCGACACCGAGACCTGCGTGTAGCCGATCTGGCGCGCCAGTTCGGCGGCGCGCTGTTCGTGCCGCGGCTCGCGCCAGGCGTGCATGAAGACGATGGCGACGGCGCGCATGCCTTCGTCATGGCGGGCCTGCAGGTCGCGCCGCAGCGCGGCTTCGTCCAGGGGTTCCACGACGTCGCCATTGGCGGCGATACGCTCGGCCGCTTCGACGACACCGTCATAGAGCATTTCCGGCAGCACGACGTTGCGGTCGAACAGCCGCGGACGATTCTGGTAGGCGATGCGCAGCCCGTCGCGGAATCCCCGCGTGGTCACCAGCAGCGTCCGTTCGCCCTTGCGTTCGAGCAAGGCGTTGGTGGCCACCGTGGTGCCCATCTTGACGCAGTCGACCTGGTCGGCGGGCACCGGTTCGCCCGGCGCCAGGCCCAGCAGCTTGCGGATGCCGGCCACCGCCGCATCGCGATACTGCTCCGGGTTTTCGGAGAGCATCTTGATGGTGGTGGTCGAACCGTCGGGACGACGGCCCACGATGTCCGTGAACGTACCGCCACGGTCTACCCAGAATTGCCACTTCATAGCGATTCCCATGCTGTTTGCCGGGGCGCGACAGGCCCCGCCGGAAGGTTGGTAATACGGAAAATACGCGGGCACGGATGGCCCCGCGCGGGGTTCGATGCCTGTGCCTTCTTGGCGCCGGCGCTAGAGCGAGGTGGCCGCCCGCGCGGCCTGGTCGTAGACGCCGGACAGCCCGCGCAGCAGGTTCGCCAGATCCTGCGAGAACTCCAGCCCGCTGCTGGCCGCGGGCAAGCCGTCGATCAGGCAGCGTTCGCGCACCTCGACGTAGCGGCCGATGATCTCGCTGCCCTTGGGCGTCACGGAATAGACGACTTCCTTGCCGCTGCGCTGCCCCTGCACCACGCCCAGCCGCTCCAGCTTCTTGAGCGAGTAGTTGACGATATGGGTGTCTTCGATGTTCAGGGTGAAGCAGATATCGGCCAGCTTCTTGCCGCGCTGCCGGTGATACACGTGATGCAGGACGATCACGTCGATCGAAGTCAGGTCCGGCAGGCCCGCGGCCGCCATGCAGCGCACGATCCAGCGGTTGAAGGCATGCCCGGCGATCATCAGGCCGAATTCGACGGCCGACAGATCGGGCGCGCGGTCCGACACCAGATGGGAAGAAGCCGCGATCAGGGACTTGGGGGCGTGGGTAGCGCTCATGTGCAGGCCTGTGGGGAAACGAAAGGACGCCACGCAGCGGCGATTCCGTCCGCACAGGCCGGCCCGGCGGGCCGGACGATCTGCGCGCACATGCACACCGCGATGCGATCACGGCATGATACTAATATTTCGTTGATAAATTATCAACGAAATATCAAATAAATCGGGTTTTCCCTAGACGCTGACGTACCGATGCCCTGCCGCTGGCTTCCGGCCGCGTCGCGGCCGGGGCTGGGACCGGGTATGGCGCTCTCGCCCTATTTCCGCGTGCTGGCGTCGGGATCCAGGCGTACGCCCTCCACGCCCTTGAGCGTGGGCGGGGTCGGGTCGACCGCGCCGGGCTGGGGGGGCGGCGGCAGCGCGCCTGTCGGCGTCGGCGCGGCGGCGGGCGCGGCGGGCGCAGCGGGCACGGTGGACGTGGGCGTACCGGCAGACGCCCCGCCCCCAGCTCCGCGCAAGGCCGCCATCCGGGCCGAGGACGCCTGGCGCAGTTCCGCGGCCAGGTCCTGGTGGTGGGCCGAGTCGGCCCAGGCGGCCGCATCCAGGCCCTGGGTATTGCGCATCGTCGGATCGGCGTCCGCCTTGAGCAGCAGGTCCGTCATCTCACGGCTGCCCGAAAGCCCCGCCATCATCAAAGGCGTCGTTCCGTCCGGCCCCGGCGCGTTGACGATGGCCTTATGGGCCAGCAGCAGCTTGGCCATCTCCATCTGGCCCTTGGACGCCGCATAGTGCAGCGGCGTCCAGCCCAGCCGGTTGACCTGGGCGCCGCGCGCGATCAGGGCCTTGGCGCGATCGGTCTGCCCCTGGATCGCCAGGTACATCAACGGCGTTTCGTCGTGGTCGTTGGCGGCATTGACGTCGGTGCGCCGGTCGGCCGCGAGCACGTCATACACCCGCCACGCGCCGTCGCGGACCGCCTGCATGATGGCGGGCTGGCCCTTGATGCGCGTGTTCGGATTCCAGCCCTGGCCCAGCAAGGCGCGCATGTCGTCGGCACGATCGTTGGCCACGATGATGGGCGCGTTGGCGGGGTTTTCGGCGTGGGACGCGGCAGGCGCGGCCAGCCCGATGAGCATCGCGGCCGACACCGAGGCGGGCATCATCACAAATTTTCTTTTCATATCAGCTCCTTATAGGCGGAAATGAAAGCAGGTTCTGAGGAGATGGACGGTCCCCTGGCGCGCGGTGACGCATGGGACGTGCCTCCGGCGGCCCGTGCGGCAGGGGCAGCGACATGGGCGGTCGCATGGGTGCCGGCACAGGCCGCGAAAACCTGAACCATATTCGAGATTACCGCTCTATCTTATTGAAAAGACAGAAAAAGTTCTCTGTGCTGGCATGCGCCACGTCGGCCACCGCCATGCCCTTCAGGTCGGCGATCTTTTCGGCGACGTGGATGACCTTGGACGGGTCGTTCAGTTTCCCCCGGTACGGCACCGGCGCCAGATAGGGTGAATCGGTTTCGATCAACAGGCGGTCCAGCGGCATCCGCGTCGCGACGTCGTGCAGCACCGCGGCGTTCTTGAAGGTGACGATACCGGACAGGGAAATATGGAAATTCAGGTCCATGGCCGCCTGCGCGACGTCCCAGGTCTCGGTGAAGCAGTGCATCACGCCGCCGACTTCCTCCGCCCTTTCCTCGCGCATGATGCGCAGCGTGTCCTCGGCGGAGGAACGGGTGTGGATGATCAGCGGCAGGCCCGCATCCCTGGCCGCGCGGATGTGCGTGCGAAAGCGCTCGCGCTGCCACTCCAGGGGCTCGCTCAGGCGGTAATAGTCCAGCCCGGTTTCGCCGATGGCCACTACCTTGGCGTCCGCTGCGAGCGCCACCAGTTCGTCGGACGACGGATCCTGCGTCGACTCGTAATCCGGATGCACGCCGACCGACGCCCACAGGTTGCGATGCGGCTTCACCAGTTCCATCAAGCCGGGCCAATCCGGCATGGCCACGCTGACGACCAGGGCATGGGTCACTTGATTGGCGGCCATGCGGTCCAGGATGTCGGGCAGGTTTTCCGCCAGCTCGGGGAAGTTCAAATGGCAATGGGAATCGACGTACATGGCTCAAGCCTGGCAGGAAAGCACCACGCGCTGCAGGGCGGCATGGGCGAATAATTTGGCGTTCAAGGGATGGCCGGCCAGGGCCCGCTGGCGGGTCAGCCAACGGGCGGTATCGGCCAACCTGGCGGCGTCGGCGCGCGCCGCCGTCCGTGCCGACGAGGCCGCCAGCGCCGGGAAATAGCGCGACGGGGCGCCGGCGCCGTTCAGCATCAGGTCCACGTAATAGCGTTGCAGCGCGTCTATCCACTGCGCCGCCGGCAGCTTGTCCAACTGGTCGGCCAGCGCGCCGACGTCGGGCGATTGCCCCTGCGCCAGCGGCCCCGCCAGTTGCTCCAGCCAGGGCGGGCAGGCGCTTTCCTCGGTTTGCGACAGGCGCAGCGCGCCCAGGGGCGCGCCGCCCGCGGCCGCCAGCCAGGAAGCGGCATCGCGCACGCCCTGCGCTTCCAGCCACTGCAGCGCCTGTTCCGGCGCCGGCGTCGCCAGCGGCAAGCGGCGGCAACGTGACAGGAGCGTCGGCAGCAGCCGGTCCGGCGCGTCGGCCACCAGCAGGAAGATGGTATGCGCGGGGGGTTCCTCCAATACCTTCAACAAGGCATTGGCGGAGATCACGTTCAAGGCCTGGGCGGGATAAAGCAGCGCGACCCGCCAGCCGCCACGATGCGTCGCGGTGTTGAACCAGGATTCCAGGCCGCGGATCTGGTCCACCCGGATGTCCTTGGACGGCGCCCTCTTGCTGCTGCCGGCGCCCGCCGCCGTCGCGGCGTCGGCGTCTTCCGATTCGGCGGCGGCTTCGGCGCCCTCTTCCAGCGCGATGGCCTCGGGGCGGATGCGCCGCAGGTCGGGATGATTGCCGCTGGCGACCCAGCCGCAGGCCGCGCATGCGCCGCAGGCCAGCCCTTGCCGGGGCGATTCGCACAACAGGCTGGCGGCGGCGGCCGCGGCGAACTGCAGCTTGCCGATGCCGGCCAGCCCATGGATCAGCCAGGCGTGGGCAAAGCGCTCGCGCTGGGCCAGCCAGGCGCGCGCGGCGTCGGTCTGCCAGGGCAGGAATTGCGCCAGGCTCATCGCGAGGCTTCCACCAGGGCGCGGATTTCGCTGTCGAGCTGCGCGCGTATCGCCGGGATATCGCGGGCGCTGTCGACGATATGGATGCGCGACGGAAAACGCGCGGCGCGCGCCAGGTAGACGTCGCGCGTGCGCTGGAAAAAGGCCGCGCCTTCGCGCTCGAAGCGGTCCGGGCTGCGCGCATCGGCCAGCCGCGCGCGGGCGACTTCCAGCGGCACGTCGAACAGCCAGGTGCGGTCCGGCTGCAGGTCCGGATGCACCCACTGTTCCAGCACCGCCACGCGGTCCACGCCCATTTGCCGGCCGCCGCCCTGGTAGGCATAGGTGGCGTCGGTGAAGCGGTCGCAGACCACCCAGTCGCCGCGCGCCAGGGCGGGCTCGATGACCTGCCGCACGTGCTCGCAGCGCGAGGCGAACATGACCAGGGTTTCGGTCTCCAGGCTCATGGGCTCATGCAGCACCAGATCGCGCAGGCGTTCGCCCAGCGGCGTTCCGCCAGGTTCGCGCGTGGTCACCACCGACAGGCCGTGGCCGCGCAGCGTGTCGGCCAGCCATTCCGTATGGGTGCTCTTGCCGGCGCCGTCCACGCCTTCCAGGGTGATGAATTTGCCGCGTATCGTCATGGCGCGCGATCCTTGCCCAATATGTAGCGCGAGACGTTGCGATTATGGTCGGACAGCGTCGCGGAGAACTCGCTGGTGCCGTTGCCCCGCGAGACGAAGTACAGGAAATTGTGATGCGCCGGCCGCACGGCGGCCAGCAGCGCGGCGCGGCCCGGGCTGGAGATCGGCGTGGGCGGCAGGCCGGGCCGGGTATAGGTGTTCCATGGCGTGTCGGTCTGCAGGTCGCGCCGGCGGATACGGCCTTGATAGCTGTCGCCCATGCCGTAGATGACCGTGGGATCGGTCTGCAGCGGCATGCCTTCGCGCAGCCGGTTGGCGAACACGCCGCCGATGCGCGTGCGGTCGGAGGTATCGCCGGTTTCTTTTTCGATGATGGACGCCAGGATCAGCGCCTCGTAAGGCGTGGCCAGCGGCACGCCCGGGTCGCGCTCGGCCCAGGTGCGGGCCAGGATGCGCTGCCCTTCCTGGTAGGCGCGGCGCAGCAGGTCGAAATCGGTGCTGCCGGGCGAAAAGACGTAGGTATCCGGAAAGATCAGCCCTTCCATGCTGGCGGCGTCCGACCCCAGGCGGCGCAGGATTTCGGCGTCGTCCACGCCGCCCAGCGTCTGCTTGACGTCGGGATTTTCGCGCAGGGCCTGGCGGATCTGCTTGTAGGTCCAGCCTTCGACGAAGGTGATCTGGCGCATCGTCATGTCGCCGCGCGCCAGGCGCTCCAGCAGGCGCCATGGGGTATCGCCCTGGATCGCCTGGTAGCCGCCGGCCTTGATGAGCTTGTCCCGCTCGGTCAGCCGCGCCATCCAGACGAAGCCGTCTTCCCACACCGGCACGCCGGCGCCGTTCAGGATGCGCGCCACCGTGCGGGGGCTGCTGCCGGGGTCGACGACGAAATCCACGCGCTCGGCAGGCAGCCGCAGCGTGTGGTGCATCCAGTACCAGGCGCTGCCGCAAGCCGCGGCCGCGGCCAGCACGACGACGAGCAGAAACGCGAGAAAGAAGGTTGAGGCGGATCGCTTCTTCATGAGATCCAGCAGTTTAAAGGATTCATGGCTGAGACATTCCACGAGCGCCGGGCGGTATCATGGGCGTTTCGGATCCCGTGCCACCGCGGCCAACTTTCGTTGCATTCCATGACCGACCTGCCCCCCTCTTCCCTCATCGCCGACCATGCCGAGTTGCCGGAGCTGCGGCTGATTTCGGCCAGCGGCGCGGACGCCATCGATTTCCTGCACGGCCAGCTGACCCAGGACGTCCAGGGGCTGACGGACGACGCGGCGGCGCTGGCCGGCTACTGCACCGCCAAGGGCCGGTTGCTGGCGACCCTGGTGATGTGGCGCGCGGCCGCCGCGCCTGACGACGCCGGCGCGCCACGCTGGCATGCGCTGGTACGCGCCGACGCCGCCGAAGCGCTGCTCAAGCGCCTGCGCATGTTCGTGCTGCGCGCCAAGGTCACCCTGTCGGCCACGCCGGCGCACGTGGCCGGCGTGTGGACCGATGGCGACCCGGCCGGCGTGGAAGCCGCCGCCGGCGGCGCCCTGCCGCGCCAGGCCTGGCGGCGCGCCGAACTGCCCAGCGGCACCTGGATCGCCGCGCCGGCCGCCCATGGGCTGCGCTGGTGGTGGCTGGCCACGGACGAACAGCGCCAGGCCGGCCCCGCGCTGCGCGAGGTGCTCGCGGCCGGGGATCCACAGCGCTGGCGCGCCGACGAACTGGCCGCCGGGCTGCCCTGGGTGGGCACGCCGATACAGGACCTGTTCATCCCGCAGATGGTCAATCTGGACCTGATCGGCGGGGTCAGCTTCACCAAAGGCTGCTACCCGGGCCAGGAAGTCGTGGCGCGCAGCCACTACCGCGGCACGGTCAAGCGGCGCATGGCCTACGGGATCGTGGCCGGCCAGGATGGCGCCGCGATCGCCCCGGGCGCGGACGTCTACGACGCCAGGGAACCGGGCGAACCCTGTGGCCGGGTCGTGGACGCCGCCGGCGCGCCGGACGCCGCGATCCTGTTCGAGACCACGCTGAGCAGCCTGCCGGCCGGCGACCTGCGCCTGGGCGGCGCGGACGGGCCGGCGATCCGGGTGGAACCCCTGCCCTACGCGCTGGAACCTGCCTAAGCCTTGCCGAACTCGTCCGCGAGTTCGCGCGAACGCTGCGCGGCGGCCTGCATGGCGCGGCTGACCAGCCCCATGAAGTCGTCTTCCTCGAACACCTTCAAGGCGGCCGCCGTCGTGCCGCCCTTGGAGGTCACGCGATCGCGCAGCACCGCCGGCGGATCGTCGGACTCGCGCGCCAGGCGCACCGCGCCCGACAAGGTCCCCAGCGCCAGCTCGCGCGCCTGCGCGGCATCCAGGCCGACCCGCTGCCCGCCTTCGATCAGGGCCTCGATGAAACGGAAGACATAGGCCGGTCCGCTGCCGGACAGCGCCGTCACGGCGTCGATGGCGGCATCGTCGGCCACCCACACCACGCTGCCGACGGAAGCCAGCATGGCTTCGGCCAGGCGCCGTTCCTGATCCGTGACACCCGGCATCGCCAGCATGCCGGTCACGCCTTCGCCGACCAGCGCGGGGGTATTCGGCATGCACCGGACCAGCTTGGGCCAGGGCGCGGCCGTGCCCAGCCAGCCGGCCAGCACGTCGCCGCGGATGCCCGCCGCCACGCTGATGACCAGCGTGCCGTCGCGCAGGAAGGGCCGCGACGTGGTCACCGCGTCGTGCATGAACTGCGGCTTGACGGCGTAGAACCAGACCTGGCATTGCTCCAGCCGCGCATCGGGCGTCGGCGACGCGGTGGCGCCGCGCGCCGTCCAGGCCGCCCGGGCGTCCGTATTGATGTCGACCACGTGGAAGTTTTCCGGCGGGCAGATCTTGCCGGCCAGGCCGGCGCCCAGGGCGGTCGCCATGTTCCCGCCGCCGATGAAAGCGATATGCAGATTTTTGTCCATGCAAGGATTGTAGTCGGGGGATGCATCCGACGCGGTGGCGTAGGAGAAGTCCTATTTGACAGTGACGGGGCGCGGTGTAACAGTCACGAGTTCGTCACAAACAATTCATATGGTGTCGGGCTGCCTGCCCCTACCCGGGCGCGGCCATCGTAATCCACGGAGGAATCATCCATGCGCTCCTATCGCCTCGCGCTCGCCGCGGCGTCACTGCTCACCGCGTTCGCTGCCACGTCGGCCAACGCGGCCACCGAAATCCAGTTCTGGCACTCCATGGAAGGTGCGCTGGGCGACCGCGTCAATGAGCTCGTCAACGACTTCAACAAGAAGAATCCCGATTACCAGGTCAAGGCGGTCTACAAAGGCAACTACGGCGAATCGATGAACGCCGGCATCGCGGCCTTCCGCGCGGGCAATGCGCCGGACATCCTGCAGGTGTTCGAAGTGGGCACCGCCACCATGATGTACGCCAAGGGCGCCATCAAGCCGGTGCAGCAGATGTCCGAGGAAGCGGGCGATCCCATCGATCCCAAGGACTTCATCGGCGCCGTCGCGGGCTATTACTCGTCGCCGGACGGCAAGCTGGTGTCGATGCCCTTCAACAGCTCCACCGTGGTCTTCTATTACAACAAGGACGCCTTCCAGAAGGCCGGCCTGGACCCGGAAAAGCCGCCCAAGACCTGGGAAGAACTGGCCGCCGACACCAAGAAGCTGAAGGCCGCCGGCGTCGAGTGCGGCTACACGACCTCGTGGCCGTCCTGGACCCAGCTGGAAACCTTCTCGGCCTGGCATAACGTGCCCTACGCCACCAAGGACAACGGATTCGGCGGCCTGGACGCGCGCCTGGCCATCGATTCGCCGCTGCACGTGCGCCACATGGAGTTCCTGGCCAACCTGGCCAAGGACGGCGAGTTCATGTACGGCGGACGCGGCGACGATCCCAACGCCCTGTTCATTTCCGGCAAGTGCGCGATGATCACCGGCTCCAGCGGCCTGCGCGCCAACATCATCAAGAACGCCAAGTTCAAGTTCGGCACCTCGACGCTGCCCTACTACTCGGACGTCAAGGGTGCGCCGCAGAACACTATCATCGGCGGCGCTTCGCTGTGGGTCTTCGCCAACAAGAAACCCGACGTCTACAAGGGCGTGACCAAGTTCTTCAAGTACCTGTCCAGCCCCGAAGTGGCGGCCAAGTGGCACCAGCAGACGGGTTATGTGCCGGTGACCAAGGCGGCCTACGAACTGACGCAGAAGCAGGGCTTCTATGACCAGAACCCCGGCACCGACGTCGGCGTCAAGCAGTTGAACGTCCAGACCACCGCGCAGTCGCGCGGCGTGCGCCTGGGCTATCTGCCGCAGATCCGTGAAATCGAGGACGCCACGATCGAACAGATCGTCTCCGGCAAGGTCGGCGCGCAAGCCGGCCTGAAGGACGCCGTCAAGCGCGGCAACGACCTGCTCGAGAAGTTTGAAAAAAGTGTAAAGTAGCGCCCTTTTCAGGCTGATGTAGGACCAAGTCGCGGCCTTGCCGCGACTTGGTCCCGTGCCAATGAAGGCTAGTCCGCCGGCGATTCCTCCGGGAATCGCCCCGCCTGAAATGTTTCACGTTTTTGATGCGTCCGCGGCGATCCCGCGCGCATGCGCTGGCAAACATGGAAAAACGCGTCGTCTTCGGCCATAAGCTACTGCCCTACCTGCTGCTCTTGCCGCAGCTCGTGATCACGGTAGTGTTCTTCTTCCTGCCCGCCGGGCAGGCGATGTGGCAATCGCTGCATGTCGAAGACCCCTTCGGGCTGTCTTCCACCTTTGCCGGCCTGTCCAATTTCAAGGACCTGTTCAGCCAGGCCACGTACATCGATTCGTTCAAGGTCACCGCGGTGTTCTCGATCCTGGTCGCGGTGGTCGGCCTGTCGGTGTCCCTGCTGCTGGCCGTCATGGCCGATCGCGTCATCAAGGCCTCCGGACTCTACAAGACCCTGCTCATCTGGCCCTACGCCGTGGCGCCCGCCGTGGTGGGCGTGCTGTGGCTGTTCCTGTTCTCGCCCGCGGTCGGCATCCTGGCCGTCGCGCTCAACAGGATGGGCGTCGCCTGGAATCCCCGGCTGAACGGCACCGAGGCCATGACGCTGGTGCTGATCGCGTCGGTGTGGAAGCAGATCTCCTACAACTTCCTGTTCTTCCTGGCCGGACTGCAATCCATCCCGCGCTCGCTGATCGAAGCCGCGGCGATCGATGGCGCCGGCCCCGCGCGCCGCTTCTGGAGCATCGTCTTCCCGCTGCTGTCGCCGACCACCTTCTTCCTGCTGGTGGTCAACGTCATCTATGCCTTCTTCGACACCTTCGCGGTCATCGACACGACGACGCAAGGTGGGCCCGGCACGTCCACCGCGATCCTGGTCTACAAGGTGTACAGCGATGGCTTCCGCGGCCTGGACCTGGGTTCGTCCGCCGCCCAATCGGTCGTGCTGATGGTCATCGTCGTGGCGTTGACCGTCATCCAATTCCGCTACATCGACCGCAAGGTCCAGTACTGACACAGAGGCTTTATGGTTGAGCGCCGACCCTGGCTGGATATCCTGGCCCACGTGATACTGCTCTGCGGCGTGGCCGTGGTCGCTTTTCCGCTGTACGTCACCTTCGTCGCCTCCACCCAGACGGCGCAGGAAGTGGCCAACGCGCCCATGTCGCTGCTGCCCGGCTCGCATTTCGTCGAGAACTACCTGCAGGCGCTGTTCGCCGGCTCCGGCGGAGGCTCCAGCGGCACGCCGGTGGGCCGCATGCTGTGGGTCAGCCTGGTGATGGCGCTGACCATCTCCATCGGCAAGATCTTCATTTCGCTGCTGTCCGCCTTCGCGGTGGTCTACTTCCGCTTCCGCGGGCGCATGTTCTTCTTCTGGATGATCTTCGTCACGCTGATGCTGCCGGTGGAAGTCCGTATCGCCCCGACCTACAAGGTCGTCGCCGACCTGGGCCTGCTGAACAGCTACGCCGGCCTGACCCTGCCGCTGATCGCGTCCGCCACCGCCACCTTCCTGTTCCGCCAGTTCTTCCTGACCGTGCCGGACGAACTGGTGGAAGCCGCGCGCATCGACGGCGCCGGCCCGCTGCGCTTTTTCCGCGACGTGCTGCTGCCGCTGTCGCGCACCAGCATCGCCGCGCTGTTCGTCATCCAGTTCATCTACGGCTGGAACCAATACCTGTGGCCGCTGCTGATCACGACGCAGGAAGATATGTACCCCATCGTGATCGGCATCAAGCGCATGGTCAGCGGGGGCGACAGCGTCACCGAATGGAACATCACCATGGCCACGGCCATGCTGGCGATGCTCCCGCCCGCGCTTGTCGTGATCCTGATGCAGAAGTGGTTCGTCAAGGGCCTCGTGGACACTGAAAAGTGATCGCCGCCGCAACTCACCGACTCTTCACATGGCTACTCTAAGCTTTCGCAACGTCAAGAAAACCTACGCCGGCAACATCCCGGTGATCCACGGCATCGACGTGGATATCGCCGATGGCGAGTTCGTCGTCATCGTCGGGCCGTCCGGCTGCGGCAAGTCCACGCTGATGCGGATGGTGGCGGGGCTGGAAACCGTGACCAGCGGCGAAATCCAGATCGACGGGCAGACGGTGAACAACCTGGAGCCGGCCGAGCGCGATATCGCGATGGTGTTCCAGAACTACGCCCTGTACCCGCACATGAGCGTGTTCCAGAACATGGCGTACGGGCTGAAGATCCGCAAGATGTCCAAGGACGAGATCCGCCGGCGCGTCGAAGCCGCCGCGCAGATCCTCGA
It encodes the following:
- the ugpA gene encoding sn-glycerol-3-phosphate ABC transporter permease UgpA — protein: MEKRVVFGHKLLPYLLLLPQLVITVVFFFLPAGQAMWQSLHVEDPFGLSSTFAGLSNFKDLFSQATYIDSFKVTAVFSILVAVVGLSVSLLLAVMADRVIKASGLYKTLLIWPYAVAPAVVGVLWLFLFSPAVGILAVALNRMGVAWNPRLNGTEAMTLVLIASVWKQISYNFLFFLAGLQSIPRSLIEAAAIDGAGPARRFWSIVFPLLSPTTFFLLVVNVIYAFFDTFAVIDTTTQGGPGTSTAILVYKVYSDGFRGLDLGSSAAQSVVLMVIVVALTVIQFRYIDRKVQY
- the ugpE gene encoding sn-glycerol-3-phosphate ABC transporter permease UgpE gives rise to the protein MVERRPWLDILAHVILLCGVAVVAFPLYVTFVASTQTAQEVANAPMSLLPGSHFVENYLQALFAGSGGGSSGTPVGRMLWVSLVMALTISIGKIFISLLSAFAVVYFRFRGRMFFFWMIFVTLMLPVEVRIAPTYKVVADLGLLNSYAGLTLPLIASATATFLFRQFFLTVPDELVEAARIDGAGPLRFFRDVLLPLSRTSIAALFVIQFIYGWNQYLWPLLITTQEDMYPIVIGIKRMVSGGDSVTEWNITMATAMLAMLPPALVVILMQKWFVKGLVDTEK